A stretch of DNA from Strigops habroptila isolate Jane chromosome 1, bStrHab1.2.pri, whole genome shotgun sequence:
atgcagcagctctgaaagacTTAGCCgtagatttatttctgaagaagctgtggctaTAAAGCTTATTCTCTTTGTTATTGACTTAGCATTTGAACATAGGACTGAAATACCGTCTAATTTCACTGTGCCTTCTGCCAAAAAATCTTGAGAGACAAGCTGATTATTCCATCGTTTCCCAGCCCCTGTGAGTGCAATGCATCAGGACAGTTGCTTCTCTGTTCTACAGTGACAAGACAAAAGAAACTGCACCACTGCATACCTTGCATAGCCTCCTACTTCAGCAGAAACCAGCATTTAAAGTATTATATCTTAGAGCTCAAAAGAGAGGAAAGCTTCAAGGAAGACAGTTCTTCCTTTATATGCAAGACTCCTGTTGCCGTCCATAAATCACTCTGGCTGCTATTGTAATCCAGAAGAACAAGCTGGCATCAGCCCTAAACACAGAAGGTTGTGAGAAAGAttagcagaacaaaaccaataaaGGGGTCATTAAAACACCTAGAAGataaaatgcttgaaaatatCTCTCCAAATTTTCTTGTGGCAAGACAGTGATTGAGCCATAAATCAAAGCTATGCTTCTTCAGGGGATATTTAGAGAGAAGGCCATACAATTTGTAACAATCCTCATCTAAAGAACTGCAGCTCTTACGCTAATGGGGAAGAGTAGATAACCGATCATCACCCTCTATTATTTCAAATGCACTCCTTTCCTTCcagcaagaaaagcaagctttgtttttaacagagTCAACATAAATGAATAGAATATTGTTTTAATGCTAGCTTTCATTTGATTAACTTTTAGCTTTCCCTATGTTTTATTTGCGTTGctaaaaatggaaacagtggATTGTGTTGGATGGattaaattacttctttttcaaaagTTAGTTTGACCAGAACATAGAGAAATATTCATGTTATAAAGGCTTTGTACAGCGTCACTGAAAACAATAGTTATACAGAGCAAATAACTCTGGTCCATTATGTACTACTCAATGACAATACATGAGAAACAATGACAgaggaacaggctgtccagcaagcatttgctttgaagtccacacaataaaaaaaaatctacattgTTCACTGCATTATGAAATTTTGAAATCTACAGATTTTCACTCTATCTTTTTGTCCTGCCTTTCCATCAACTTCATCTGAACATGCATGTGGTCTGCAATAAGCAATGGGATGAAAACACCTATAAtaaacaacaagaaaaataatacctAATGCCAGACTAAGAATAGTTAGGATGCTCACAATTGTAAAACTGATTTCCTTGATAACGGAAGGTTTCCAGAATATATATACAAACAAAATACCCAGAGTTACAACAGTCTGAGTAGCATAATAAATAGAAACTTATGTTTTTCTCCCCTTTAtgttaaaaaaggtaaaaattagAATGATTTCAACAACAGTTCTGTACAGATATTCCATCTTCTTAGATTTGCAAAATGTTGTACCTTGTTTCAAAGTCCAGGTGAAGCCACAGATCCAAAGAAATATCGGCAGAATTACAGAACTTCTAACACTTAATAACTTGATCATTGTAATGCTGAGTATCCACGAAGTGATGGTAAGCAATTTATAGAAGAGACACACTAACCTGGAAAGCACAGGAAATTCATCTTTATCAGGCAGAGATTTTTGTAATGATATCTGATAATCAACTGTTGAAAAGGAGATACCACCAAAGGACATAATAATGGCAACATCTAAACAAAACACGAGGAAAAATGTTAGaccaaagaaaaagatacttATTTTGTGTTATAATTTCTGAATGAACTTTTGGACAAGTTCATGTTTTCTTAACACTTTCTTTATatcaattttatattttctctatGCTTCTGAACAAGTCACCTTCATTTTAAGGCTCAGTTTAGTTACCTAAATCTAGGCATCTAATGCTGTTTGGTATGCTTCTCGCCACTAATTAATTTCCTAAGTTGTGTGTTGCATTTGCCATCTCCATTCACAGATGACTTAGAAATTCACAGAGTATTGCAAATAACccatgaaaatttaattttcagcagcTGATACTGGCTCTGGGGTGTCTATAATGTAGAAATCTATACGTAAGACTTGACCCTTCACATGGTCATATTTAGAGTAAGTCAATGTCTTGCCAGTAATTCTGCTAGTATTAGAGCTGGAAATGGTACAGTTCCTCTCTTGCTTCTGCAAGTGGAACCATATCATCCTATGGCTCTCTTCATCATATTGCATTCTGCAATGCTGACATATCCTTAGTTTTTTCTGACTCTGTCCCCCATCTGTAACATGGATGATGGTAGTGGCAGCTCACAGGGCTGCTCTAAACACATTACTGATTCCCAGATGCTCAGTtagcagttttaaaagaaactgtaagCAAAAGCACATGAAACAAACTGTTCTGCAAATTATATACTAGTTGCATTACTTTCAAGTGATGTATCATGTTTATATTAGATTCCGTGACTTGTTATTGTGAAATCTTTCTTCTCATGGATTGAGCAGAATGGACCATCTATTAGTCAGAAATTCTAACTAAATGCAGAGTAATCATACGGCAGAGTGCATCTTTTCCAAGGcatgtttaaaatgttatcCAATCACGAGTTATCTTTTTAGGTAAGATACTCCACTTGCAAATTGAGGAGAAGGACTCACATTGAGAGAAATTACTTTTGCCGTGTTCCATGAGGATATAAATCTGGACACAAAGTTGTGGTGTAGTCTCAAGAAAAGTCTTGAATATCCTGAGCATGTTAATATCAGTCACTACATCAATGGCTTGTTTCTGAAGGAGGTTGGGAGAGTCTGTTTCTGGTGCATCTCcactgcttttttgtttaaatgcagcTTGGTAGCCATATTTCAAAGCAAACCAATACCTATAAAAAAGGAGACTTGATTAGACAGTGGTTTTTAGAACTACAATTCAATAAAATGATATAGCCTAACAATGTTTTTTCCAATGTCATTCTCCATTCACATTTTATCTTTGAATGTAATCCAGCACCTTCTGCTAAGATAAAATTTTGTTCGATATCTATCTAGTATCAGTGATATCAGATAATATTTTAAGCCCAACAATATCAGTGCAATGTAAAAACTACTAAAGCCGAATGAGACTTGCCTGAATAAATATTACAAGCTTTATTCTGTTACattcttatttctttagaagtactgcatttctgaaaattctcCTAGCATCTCTCCTCAGTCTCTTTTTGAGATACTTGTTCAATTTCTTTGTATCCTTTTAAGAGTATTAGTGAATATCCAGCTGTGAACATCCACATCTATATAATACAGATCCATAAGCCCCAAGGATATCTGATGAATTGCAAACATGcaacaggctgaaaaaaaaatcactacattattattttctaaatactcAGGAAGActataatttcagaaaattattttcaagacaCATGGGTTCCTGGGTTGACAAATTCTGTTAATAATCTGAGTGGTTTTACATGAAGAAGCCATTTGCCTTGGCAAATGAGTGCATCTGAATGACTTTTAGAACagttctggtttattttcaattaaGCTTAAACGAACACTTCCTctaaaaaagcagtaaattcaAAGATACATGGGATTAGTTAGTCACAACTGGTGTATATTCTGTGTGGTAAAGAATCTTTTCTGGTTTGGATATCTTTAGTGCTCTGCTTAGAGATATATAAAAGCTATCTCTTATTCCCATTTTCAAGACCCTTGTTTCAGGCCTGGAGGTGGGTATAGCACCTTAGAGGGGAGAGAATGCTTAAGTTTTAATCAAAAATCATTTTGATAATTAAGGAAGGAACCAGCTGTTGTACATGATAATGAGCACAAGTGTGTTTAGGAAAACAGGATGGTGGCTACAACCTGATGTAGGACCAGAACTGCACCTGCTGGAAATAATAGTATTTCTGCTGTccctaatcatagaatcctagaacggttggggttggaagggaccttaaagaccatctggttccaacccccgCTGCCAACTCCCCTGTGCTCAACCTCCAGGGTGATCTTGCCAGTCAGGGTCTTCCTGAAGATCTGCATGCCACCTCTCAAGTGCAGCACAAGATGGGGAGTGGATTCCttcttgaaacaaaaagcattgACCCTAAAAACACTGCAGGTACCTTGGGGCTGATAGACAGCCTGGAAGCCTTTACATTCTTTTCCCCcggagggacaccttccactagaccaggttgcacaAAGCCCCGCCAGCCTagccttggacactgccagggatgggacgtccacagcttctctgggcaacctgtgtcaaTGGACTCatacacagagacacacagcCCTGGTGAATGATCTGACTCATTGCACTACTACTTTGGAAGCCAAGGGAGGTAAGCAGTGCTCTTTTCAAAGATAGATTAAACGGGGAAATAGCCCATAAACAGGATTTTGATCATAACAGCCTTCAGAAATCACTTTTAAGCCTATTTCTGCCTACTCAGTCCCAGACATCTTGAGCTTCCAAAATTCTTCTCCAATGAACCTATTTTGACTGTAACTGGCAGGCAAGAACAGCATAAGCAGTCCTTGCTTCAAGAAAACTCACTGTTATTCAGCTGATTTTTCTAGCATTATAAACATTGTAAAAGCCCTCCCCCTCAACAGAAGAATTTAGTTATCTGGATTATGAAGATTACATCATTCATTCAGATCTATTTTCTTGAGAAATCAAGCAGAACACCACAGACTATCACTTGGTTATCTTACACAGTTGTACAAGCCTGCTAACATGGAGGCTGAGAAAGGCAAGGTCCTATGCCTTAGCTTGCCTCCTACTTGCATTCCCTAAGGCTTCATCTAAGATGATTTCAAGATTCATGCCGAAGTGCCACAGGTTGCCGATTCCCTGATTGTCCATAGGATCATATGCACTACGGACCCCATGAAACCCATGCAGTTGCATTTCCTTTACATAGAAAACTGGGAACAGCAGATCATTAGACATCTGGATCTCACAGAATGACAGTATGACAGTGGAGCACAGTCCCTTTCTGCTTACAAACAGAGCTAGGAAGAATCTTtgggggcaatcccaagcacagctacaggttgggtagacaagagactcagagcagccctgcagagaaggactttggggtgttggttgatgagaaattTAACACGAgcaggcagtgtgtgcttgtagcctagaaagccaaccgtatcctgggctgcatcaaaagaagtgtgaccagcaagTTGAAgggggtgatcctgcccctctatgctgctctcctgagacctcacttggagttttgtgtacagttctggtgtcctcaacataaaaaggacatggagctgttggagcaagtccagaggaaggccacaaggatgatatgggggctggagcacctcccgtatgaagacaggctgagaaagctggggctgttcggcctggagaagagaaggctgcgtgaagacctcagagcagccttccagtatctgaagggggcctataaggatgctggggaggaactcttcattagggactgtagtggcaggacaaggggtaatggcttcaaactttagtttagattagatataatgaagaagttctttacagtgagggtggtgaggcactggaacgggttgcccaaggaagttgtgaatgccccatccctggaggtgttcaaggccaggttggatagagctttgagtgacatggtttagtgcgatgtgtccctgcccatggcagaggggttcaactagatgatcttaaggtcctttccaaccctaactattctatgattctacgattctatgaccTTCACCACCTTTAAAGACCAAATCCTATAACCACAGAGGAGACAGTGTCAGGGGTGCTTCCATAGCTACAAGCAAGACAGCCAGGATTTGCAGGTTGTGGGTTAAGAGCATGCTAAAGGAATCATGACTTATTCCTTGGTATGTTAAAACATGTCAACCATACAAGTGAGAATTGCTACCTGGAAGCATCACTACCAGGTGTGGGGCAGCTATGTTACTACTGAGAAGCGTTATGGGAAGATCCTTGGCCCTTCTCCTTGCAGAGACTCATAGACTGCAGCCCTGCCATTCAGGCCATACTGTAGCTGGCTCTAGATCCATCACTCCCAAAGGAAACTGTCTTCTACTTTTATGTTTTTGTGTATTTATCTTACTGTTCTCTGAATAATTGCTCATAAGCAAAGAACCAAACTGTTTGGCAAGGCATCTATCGCTTTTTCAGTTTATACAAGAACTAGTATTCCAAAACATCTGGTTCTTGCACCCAAGATGTAAACAGCTAAAGAGTTTGcaatgttttcaagaaaaaacaactggGTAGACCAATCTGTTAGTTGTCCATGGACTCATTCACTAGAACCTGTGTTTGTCCAAGCAGCAAGAAGTGGAAACCAGCCACACAAATTTCaagctgcagagctcccagcTGAGAAGGCAGATAGCATGCAAGGCAAGAAGCAGAGGTGTTGTAAAAGCAATATTTCAGCTGGATGCACACCTGTGCATCACTCATCAGTTTTCAGAAGCGTATTCCTCCTCAGTATGGTATACTAGGTTTATATTATTATAAGATGATATGCCATAGTATTTTTCACTACTTCAGTCCATACTAAAGGGTAGGTCAGAGTCAAATTTTCTACTCTCTTACAATGTCTTTGACTGATGCTGCAAACTGCTACACATTAGTGGACTCCAGAATTCATATTGTGCCCCAGGGAAATGTCCCCTTTTTCCACATCCACTGACTGTGTTACTGTCTTAATGTTGCCTGTTATGCCACACTCTGTTCCCAACAATACCAACATCTGTGTGGTCCATTTAAATGCATCAGGCTGAAAATCATTTTAATCAGCATAGCTAATATATGCTTCACCAACTTAATTTTGTCTCCTTGCAGAGAATAACATTTCATATGGCCACACAGGTCTAcatcttttccattaaaagaaacTAAAGCCTTATTagatatgaaataattttaattctattttttctctatttttaatacatatacGTACATAagtgtatacacacatatgaTTTCTTTATGATTTAGCATTGGTGGTGTGACAACACAACCAGACTGATTCCCACTGTGCTATGCACTGTACAAACATAACATAGTGAAGTTCCCTGATTCAAAATGGAGCAAGAGGTGTAAATGATATacaagagagggaagaaggtaAGAAGGAAAGATAGAAATGAAGGAAGATAATTTGGTAAGATGCATTCACATCTTATGATTTCAGGCATCCTAAGTTCACTGGACAAATCATAATTACTGGCTAGGCCCCTATTTTCCTCTGTAGTGAATGAAGAATATAGGTTCCTGTCCCAAATGACCTTCTGGAGAAGCTCACCTTAACAAGTATGACCTGACTCCTAACTAAATCTATTTTTATCCATTGACTGTAGAGATAAACCTGAGAGATTCATTGTCTAAATTAACTGGATAAATAAACCAGATTATTAAGAGGGAGAACAGGAAGGAGTTGTACATGGATACACCTAAGAAAACACATATAACAGGAAGTATGTAATAGTTGATCACAAAGGTACAAGCACAGTTGTCAGCCTGCTATTATCAATTTACATTTTACAATATGCATTATCACACTGCTGAATTTTGAGGAGTGGCTGAAAGAACTTTGTAATTTATACATATCAACTTGAACATTTTCCAAACATAAGTTGCAGCAtaggagaaaatatttgtgcaaTAAAGAACAAGTGAACAACACTGTTCAGTGCAAAGGGCAAACTTATGCGTACTAGATAATAAGCCACTCAGCAAAGATGAGGCTAATTCTGGGAAGGAAACTtcaaaaatcatagaaaatcATGGTAAGAGGTAATAATTTGAAAGGGTATGAGTTCAGGTAAATCCAACAGTTTATTAGTTTAGTGTACTACTTTAGCGGTAAGCTAAATCATGAAGATTTGCccataaaagcagcattttgaatAGATACAAGCACTGAGTCAAGATTACAGTATCTAGAGTTATAGACGATCAGAGTTTGGATCTGAATTCTGAAAGTCTTTGTTGAAAGATGAAATAGAAAGGTGTCTTAGAGACAGGCACTAATCAGCAGGAAATTTTAGGGGCAACCTGGGAGTGTAAAACTGAGCCAAAGGTGAAACCAGAATTACCATCCTGAACAGGTTACAGAGGATGAGCTCAAGGAAGAGAAAGCGGAAGGAGGGGGCGTTTTGACCAGACATTGAAAGAGCAGCTTCTGTCATTCTACACCAGTGGTACTGGCTTAACATTTATCACCAGTTATCAGAAAAAGCAGTCATGGCTTTAATCTCCTTTGGAAGAAACAAACTCAGAGAAGGCAGATTTCTAAGTCACAAGCCATACCTGAAGATGAAAGCCTTGAGGACATACAAAAGGAGAGTGCCACAATGGACCCCAAGACATCCCCTCTGAAAGATGGGACCTGAGAGAGTTCCTGTGGCCAGGACTTTGTATATCTCACAGAAACCAACCCATATCCATGGATCTGGTTAGTGAATAAGAAACCATCGAGAGAAACTGaagaggaattttctttttcttcaaaatgtagtatttctaaatttttcCAATACTTGACACCAGAAAAATTAAACCTGTCAGCAAAAACTCCTCTGTGAAATCTAAAACTTCAGGGTTctaagaggaggaggagcaggaaagtAAAACTgacaggtaaaagaaaaaaaatatagaaaggTAAAAGTTAATTGTGACACCTAAAAGctctgtcattttctttaatcCATTATAACATCAAGTGCATAAAACATGGGGAATTTTTACACTGGCATAAACACATCTTTCATCGCTACCCACAGAATAGTGTAGGAAGTTAAAGGAGgcattttaagtattttattaagTGCCCTTAATAAATCCAGATTCACTCACATTTCTTGCACACTGCATAtccaaaataattaaagttCAGGACTTTTCACCAACATCTTTCAcctgttttaaaattatctcTATAATGCTAATGCTAATGATAATTTCATAGCAAAGCCACCACAGAATGTTACGCATATGGTATCTTAAACTATTCCTGGACATGTGACTTTCAGCAAACAAAGGTTCCTGTCACCATTAACACAGTGGGAAATACTGCTGCAAGTATTCTTACCAACTATTCAACTATTAATTTCTCTCACAAATCTTGGTGGGGTTTCTACATGTGGTTAGACCCTTAGGTTCAAAAGTTACCTCTTACCTCAGCTGTCTCACCTGCTTAGTGTAATCAAATGAATCCCCTTCTCAACATTACATTTAAAACTATATTTATGAGTTACAAGTGTTACTCTGTAAAgcaagcatttttatttaatatgcTCTATCAAATGGCTGATGAATCAAATAGAGTTAGGCTGtgaattataaaaattattaattaaaggtaaaatgaaagaagatCAATATTTCCCTCAAAACCTGACATAACTGATCTCTGgcataagcagaaaaaaatccattcgCTTACATGGAGCAATAATTACTAAGGCCAGAAGAGGGTTTGTCCCTGAAGCCATATTAAGCATTTCTTAATAAATGGTCTTAAAGCAACatgatttctcattttaaaatagatttttaaattgaTGCAAAGTCCATCATAAACTGAATTTTGTGTTTACAAGTATTTCATAATCTGAAAACTTGTGTAAGAACCAATTTGAGAGTTTATTACTAGGGTTCATTCAAGAAGATTCTCAAGGAAACTGTATTTACTGTGTATAAGAACATTATGTCATTCTGCAGCTTGATGTACCACTTTTGTATCCTTTTTTGTGGCAAGAACATTATGCACGGTTGTTAggacagataaaaaaaaaaaatgggttcATTATTTGactgctgcagggaaaacagcagTAATAGTCAAGTCTGGATCCAAACAGAATATTCTTTGGGTAGGCAATTTATGAAGTAGGCAGTATACCAAGGTTCACATGTAATGAGTAATACTGTACTAGACATTTGAGTGTCAAGGAGTAGGCTCTAATTTCGTAcctgaaattaataaataggGTAATtggatttcttcctctttacaACCTTCATATCCCTTTGTATTTGATCACTTCACAAACAGGAATTATCTCATTATCATATTATCCCTAgtaagaaaagaagttttacaGGCTATGCCCAGGTTCCTCTGAAACAACAGCATAAGGAGTAGCTGTGAGCCAGGTGATTTCTACTTCTGACACACATACTGCCCAAACTGCTGCTATGCCAGCAGTCTGCAAACCTGTCTGGATGTCTTGGTCGTATATGAAGCCATCAGGTAAACTGAGATAAATAAGGAGCCATACATTATCAAGCATGTCAACTTGCTCACAGTCTCGTAATTACCTTGAATAAGGAATCTAGTATTGAAAGAGCCTTGGTGTGGGTGGTAAAACACAGGCTTTACATTTGCTTAtggtaacattaaaaaaaaaaagtctatcaGAGACTCACAAATCTGAATTCCCAAACGTTCAGTATCTTAATTCCAAGCCCAAGCACAAATGCCTGCTCACAGGTGCACATGAAATCTCTGTTGAAGATCTCAGACCTTAATATCCCCTATATTTTATGCATGATAGCACTCCAAAGAGCACCATGGTCTCATGTACCAGGTGGGGGACAATTAAGTGCCACAGGACAGAGTGTCTTGTATCAGTCACAGTTATTGTCCCCGGTCTTATTAAACATCTGAGATCTAACATAACAGGAGCAAGAAAAGTAACGTGATTGCCAGCCAACATAAATATAAGGCTGCTCTAAAAACTAACATACTTCTACAGAATCATTTTGTGATAAAgcagaaacaataaaatgttATTAGCAAGGCCTTCAGTTCTCAcaacacatttaaaatgctaCACAAAATGCAGACTTACCTTAATACTGGCCATGGATAgagatttttcactttaaaaaattgtaGATTTGCATATTTGCAGGTTTCCCATTCATACCTTTACGAGACTTGTAttccaagaaaaattaaagggCTTACTGACATAATACAAACTGAAACTAAAATCATATGAAAACCATGTCACACGGTTAATGATTTGCTACCTGTCAAGAACTGTCATTCTTATGAATTTGTTATAAAAATTCTATTCTAAAAATTGAGAAGTTCCTGTCTATACTTAATACtaaatttaatatattataAAATTTCCTTCAACAAATTAATTTCACACTTTATCCgtaaaagtaaaaaacaaaccaaccaaccaaacaagagTACCACTTTCCCTCTGTATGTTTATACATGTGTACACATGCTCAAATTTAGACTTTTAGTTTGTTAGACCTATTGAGCAGGAGCCAATAGATGTTTATGGGAACATATATgtgtaaatgtgtgtgtttctaTCTATATGGggttttatacatatatatattaatttatttatttgtacaaACATGTATGTATCtcaaagattaataaaaaaaagaacaatctTTTTGGCTATAATCGAAAACTGTAGTACAATGCACTTTAAAATATgtacaaaaagcttttctgtgtaaTGATACATAAAGAGAATGTACATGTCCAGGGACAAGTGATTAAAATTGTTCTCCTCTGGTAAAACCACAGGAGTTTGCAAGAGTCTCCTCCAGCTGAGCTATCAGGACTCAATATACATGCAATTTTTATGCATGCTTAGTGAGCTGCAGGTGTTGTGATTCAGCCTCTATGACTGTGCTGCACAGGATAATGCATACCCTCAGCCAGAGCCACTTAGAGCTTTTCTAGCTCTTAGGGACAGGAAATACAACCCTACCTGTATCTTCATAGGAAACAGTATCAGTGCTTTGccttcctgcttcctccttATATGTCAGAAACATCATAAACATAAGCAGTTTTTGCAGTGcttgaaatattattttcatgtcATCACCTGAAGAACAGGATCaacaaatcaaattaattttccaaaacTTCAAAAACCACTGTCTGAATCCAAAGCATTACTGCAGAATTCCTGGCTCAGTTGCACATGGCTCATTCCTGCAAGACAATACACTGGGAAAACAACTTAGGACATCAGTGGGACAATGCATTATCCAGAACAGCCTTCTGAATAAGTGCAACAGAGGCCTTTCTGTTAGCGCAGAATCATCTCCGTGATGATTCAAAGCTAACAGGCCCACTGTGTGCAAGCCCAAAAAGCTCTTCATAACGGCTGTGAGCATCATGACTGCACTACTTAAAAATGTAGTTGTATATTGCTCCACAGTAAAATAACTTCAGAGAATAAGCAGCTCAGCAATTACAACACCTGTTCTGTCCTATAAAGGATCAAATGAATGCAAGCACTCTGTTAGAATATAGTTTTTGTGGACAATATTTCTTTCAATGTTGGACTAAACTACTGTGTGTTTTTGCAGCAAATTGAATGTCTGATACCAGCATAAACCTATGTAATCTTtgccaagaaaaacagaagtgattCATCATGCCCATCCTGTTTTAAATTCCTCTGTCTTGATGGTTCCACTTGCAGAAAATCCACTGGAATGGACTGGGCCACTGGTTCTTCACAATCTTCACTTGACTCGATGGATGAGACTGCAAGAGTAGCTGCAGACAAGACAAAACTCTGGCAAACTGACTGTGGACTAGACTATCTACATTTAGCAGCTTTTACCAAGGCTGCCCCTCTCCATGGACCTGGGCCAGATTTCAAAAGTAACTGCCTTCCATTACAACAGaggtttcttttaaatcctAAAAAAATCACTATTGATCTTAGTCAATGATTATCATTCCTTTATGTTTGAAGAATTTTGGTCATTTGAGATATGTTCTGCCTGTAATATAGAAATATACATAATTTACCAGCAGagcaataaatacattatataCTGAGTCTGGTATATACTTTAAATTCTTATAGTTCCGCCTCAgcttttttaaatttgtaataGGTTTTGCAAGCTATTTGCCCAGATAGTGACTAAGCTCCTACAACTTCAAAGGAGGACATCTTAAATCAGCCAAGTCACAAACTCACTGCTGTGACCAttgttgttattaaaaaattacaaaaccCCTGtaacacagagagagaaaaaagctttgTGTATCTCATTCTTGGAGTGTAAATCATGCAGTTCATTAGCTGAATTACTGTCTGGatgaattatttgttttctagtTAGACTTGCCATCAAACAAAGCACATCTCTAAATTGTGACAGAACTCCTATGGTATTCAGTACACATCCTGTTATTTGCTTCCAAACAGGGTAGGAAGgacctttttcctctgttttgatTAGTGTTAACAGGACATTGTATATTTTACCTTTGGAACAGTTGACTTATTCCAGACATTGGAAACTAAGGTACTCAATAGAACTAGCATAGAAATAAACAGGATGAAACATTGACCTGAAAAACCTCCGGATTTTTGAAGA
This window harbors:
- the XKR9 gene encoding LOW QUALITY PROTEIN: XK-related protein 9 (The sequence of the model RefSeq protein was modified relative to this genomic sequence to represent the inferred CDS: substituted 1 base at 1 genomic stop codon) produces the protein MLRIFKTFLETTPQLCVQIYILMEHGKSNFSQYVAIIMSFGGISFSTVDYQISLQKSLPDKDEFPVLSRLVCLFYKLLTITSWILSITMIKLLSVRSSVILPIFLWICGFTWTLKQGTTFCKSKKMEYLYRTVVEIILIFTFFNIKGRKTXVSIYYATQTVVTLGILFVYIFWKPSVIKEISFTIVSILTILSLALGIIFLVVYYRCFHPIAYCRPHACSDEVDGKAGQKDRVKICRFQNFIMQ